The Trypanosoma brucei gambiense DAL972 chromosome 10, complete sequence genome has a segment encoding these proteins:
- a CDS encoding T. brucei spp.-specific protein: protein MMFHTFTALFITAICVSCSRASAAAAAVTDAEPAATSGSTPRCTLLQQLLGVGRSVNFTKRYVKELVDQSVRAEQECTYYLWTARGNITFSSKVLYDGRRSRGSSNVYVKLAERAFEEAKLDHEILRETVYSVERNLLVIRSQSAEMNRNGYEAVKESKKAVAKLVRAANRYVGRHYGGDDDISETCKLAPASGVTFASLEHAIRNITDEMVDSDALEGARKVFRSLVEVEEARKKAMRVAQEIKEGKQLAQGAEARVAGHANAVFSVMRTSKQSMTINHSRGGTNASQFLWNWIKFLLLSLISAAAP, encoded by the coding sequence ATGATGTTTCACACATTCACTGCGCTGTTTATCACGGCGATATGTGTGTCGTGCTCAAGAGCTTCCGCTGCCGCAGCAGCCGTCACAGATGCAGAGCCTGCAGCTACCAGCGGTTCCACGCCCCGTTGTACGTTACTGCAACAACTACTAGGCGTAGGACGCAGCGTAAATTTTACGAAGAGATATGTAAAGGAGCTCGTGGATCAATCGGTGCGGGCTGAACAGGAATGCACTTACTACCTCTGGACGGCGAGAGGTAACATCACATTTTCCTCCAAAGTGCTCTACGACGGTCGAAGAAGCCGCGGGAGTAGCAACGTATACGTTAAACTCGCAGAGAGAGCTTTTGAAGAAGCCAAGTTGGATCATGAAATTCTGAGAGAAACTGTGTATAGCGTGGAACGGAATTTGTTGGTGATTAGGTCGCAAAGCGCCGAGATGAACCGCAACGGATATGAAGCCGttaaggaaagcaaaaaagccgTAGCCAAATTGGTGCGCGCCGCGAATCGTTATGTGGGGAGACATTATGGAGGCGATGACGACATTTCGGAGACATGTAAATTAGCCCCAGCATCTGGTGTCACATTCGCCTCGTTGGAGCATGCCATACGGAACATTACTGACGAAATGGTCGATTCAGATGCTCTGGAAGGGGCGAGAAAAGTGTTCCGCTCGCTCgtggaagtggaagaggctagaaagaaagcaatgcGAGTGGCTCAAGagataaaagaaggaaaacagtTGGCACAGGGAGCGGAGGCGAGAGTTGCGGGACATGCCAACGCTGTCTTTAGTGTGATGCGCACCAGTAAACAGAGCATGACAATTAACCATTCCAGGGGCGGAACGAACGCATCTCAATTCCTTTGGAATTGGATTAAATTCCTTTTGTTGTCGCTGATTAGTGCCGCGGCCCCATAG